Proteins co-encoded in one Ictalurus punctatus breed USDA103 chromosome 18, Coco_2.0, whole genome shotgun sequence genomic window:
- the phpt1 gene encoding 14 kDa phosphohistidine phosphatase (The RefSeq protein has 1 substitution compared to this genomic sequence), translating into MSAERLAKIPEADIDPNGVFKYVLIRVHSKTDESYVDVVRGYAWAEHHADIYDKVSGELERAGGVDCECIGGGRIRHDSADKKIHVYGYSMGFGRANHAVSTEKLKTRYPDYEITWANEGY; encoded by the exons ATGTCTGCTGAGCGTTTGGCCAAGATTCCTGAAGCTGATATCGACCCGAACGGCGTGTTTAAATACGTGCTTATAAGAGTGCACAGCAAAACCGACGAGTCTTACGTGGACGTAGTGCGCGGCTACGCGTGGGCCGAGTATCACG CTGATATCTATGACAAGGTTTCTGGTGAGCTGGAGAGAGCAGGCGGCGTGGACTGTGAGTGTATAGGAGGTGGCAGGATCAGACACGACAGTGCTGACAAAAAGATCCACGTCTACGGCTATTCCATG GGCTTTGGACGAGCCAATCACGCCGTCTCCACGGAAAAACTGAAGACGCGATACCCAGACTATGAGATCACATGGGCAAATGAAGGCTATTGA
- the noc4l gene encoding nucleolar complex protein 4 homolog, with amino-acid sequence MAPSKKHNVKKSASENSQTSYKQTINTKTELVLQSRKHANNIFDLLEYLQSEDEKEVVFAINACQKLFCELLERGELYVGQLPKEEEILQGDRDADEKYHIFIRHRYNSCVELLLENIGHESYQVKESALCAVMKFAAAEGKRPLQKQDWSQHYSFPKELTSGVVWGLLSEKEDMALLISRFQEYLEMDDVRYYVMNATRDNIHRVMDRNKRAEMRVYQNNVFTLLTNIAVPSQGSEITNFLVKQEGKYEDWKVAKLKEQKRAFELMWLTFLKYKLPMSMYKKVLVILHDSVLPHMSDPTLMIDFLTAAYNVGGAISLLALNGLFVLIHEHNLDYPEFYKKLYNLLDPSVFHVKYRARFFHLANIFLSSSHLPVYLVAAFIKRLSRLALTAPPTGLLIVLPFICNLIRRHPSCRVLIHRPSAADETCTDPYVMEEEDPALCHALESSLWEIKTLQNHYHPDVSKAAKSINQALPEPEDDIGKLLELSTFELMERDLKSQSQSVPLEFDSAVGLLQSPREVLGLHFSLE; translated from the exons ATGGCGCCTTCCAAGAAGCACAACGTGAAGAAGAGCGCCTCAGAAAACAgccagacttcatataaacaaacCATAAACACCAAAACAGAGCTCGTATTACAAAGCAGAAAACATGCTAACAATATATTCGACCTGCTGGAGTACCTACAG TCTGAAGACGAGAAAGAAGTCGTTTTTGCGATCAACGCCTGTCAGAAGTTATTCTGCGAGTTATTGGAGAGAGGAGAGCTGTATGTTGGTCAGCTGCCAAAAGAAGAAGAGATTCTCCAAG GTGACCGGGATGCAGATGAAAAGTACCACATATTTATAAGACACCGTTATAACAGCTGTGTGGAGTTGCTGCTGGAGAACATCGGCCATGAATCTTACCAAGTAAAG GAGAGCGCGCTCTGTGCCGTTATGAAGTTCGCAGCGGCCGAGGGGAAGCGTCCTCTGCAGAAACAGGACTGGAGTCAGCATTACAGTTTTCCCAAAGAGCTTACATCA gGAGTGGTGTGGGGTCTGCTCTCGGAGAAAGAGGACATGGCTCTGCTTATCTCCAGGTTTCAGGAGTACCTAGAAATGGATGATGTGCGCTACTATGTCATGAATGCGACACGAGACAACATACACAGAGTGATGGACAGAAACAAACGG GCCGAGATGCGCGTGTACCAAAACAACGTCTTCACATTGCTCACGAACATCGCTGTGCCGAGCCAGGGTTCAGAAATCACCAACTTCCTGGTCAAGCAGGAGG GCAAATATGAGGACTGGAAGGTGGCCAAATTAAAA GAGCAAAAGCGAGCGTTTGAGCTGATGTGGCTGACCTTCCTGAAGTACAAG TTACCCATGAGCATGTATAAAAAGGTGCTGGTCATCCTGCATGACTCTGTTCTGCCCCACATGAGTGACCCCACGCTGATGATCGACTTCCTGACTGCGGCGTATAACGTCG GCGGCGCCATCAGTTTACTGGCTCTGAATGGCCTTTTCGTTCTCATCCACGAGCACAATCT AGATTATCCTGAGTTTTATAAGAAGCTGTACAACCTGCTGGACCCATCTGTATTCCATGTGAAGTACAGAGCACGATTCTTCCACCTGGCCAACATCTTCCTGTCCTCCAG CCATCTACCAGTTTACCTCGTAGCGGCGTTTATCAAGCGGCTGTCTCGGCTCGCCCTGACCGCTCCCCCGACTGGCTTGCTCATAGTACTGCCCTTTATTTGTAACCTGATCCGCAGACACCCGTCATGCAGAGTCCTCATCCACAGACCCAGTGCTGCTGATG aGACATGTACTGATCCGTatgtgatggaggaggaggaccCGGCCCTGTGCCATGCCCTAGAGAGCAGTCTGTGGGAAATTAAG ACACTGCAGAATCATTACCATCCAGATGTTTCGAAAGCAGCCAAATCAATAAACCAAGCTCTACCCGAGCCCGAGGATGATATCGGCAAGCTTCTCGAACTTTCCACTTTTGAG CTGATGGAGCGAGACCTGAAGAGCCAAAGCCAGTCAGTACCACTCGAGTTTGATTCAGCTGTCGGTCTGCTTCAGAGTCCCAGAGAAGTGCTGGGCCTCCACTTCTCTCTGGAGTAG
- the pus1 gene encoding tRNA pseudouridine synthase A isoform X2 has product MLKFYQLVSVLSSQRLKAAVQPKGWCRIERFCGLCVQASKMSEEENQNHSNVTKLKRASESTEVENEAKKLKTDEEKRFPKRKVVLLMAYSGKGYYGMQRNPGNSQFKTIEDELVTALIKAGCIPENHGDDMKKMSFQRCARTDKGVSAAGQVVSLKLWLIENILEKINTHLPPQIRALGLKRVTGGFNSKNNCDARTYSYMLPTIAFSLKDSDQEDTSFRLDTETLQKVNKLFALYKGTHNFHNFTSQKGPRDPSAKRYITEMSCGEPFVRQGAEFAVITVRGQSFMMHQIRKMIGLVIAVVKGYAQEEIIERSWGEEKVDVPKAPGLGLVLERVHFDRYNKRFGGDGLHETLEWKQEEDAIAAFKEAHIYPSIVETECQEKSMVSWMSTLPIHDFTATISGKQERKDEDEDGNASD; this is encoded by the exons ATGCTGAAATTCTATCAGCTTGTCAGTGTTTTAAGCAGTCAGCGTTTGAAGGCAGCTGTTCAACCCAAAG gTTGGTGCAGGATTGAAAGGTTTTGTGGACTTTGTGTGCAGGCCAGCAAGATGTCTGAGGAAGAAAATCAGAATCACAGCAACGTGACAAAGCTGAAAAGAGCTTCAGAAAGCACCGAGGTAGAAAATGAAGCTAAAAAGCTGAAAACAGACGAGGAGAAAAGATTTCCAAAAAGAAAAGTTGTCCTCCTTATGGCCTATTCAGGCAAAGGATACTATGGAATGCAG AGAAATCCTGGAAATTCCCAGTTTAAAACTATCGAAGATGAACTGGTCACTGCACTCATCAAAGCTGGGTGTATTCCCGAAAATCATGGAGATGATATGAAGAAGATGTCTTTCCAGAGATGTGCCAGGACTGACAAG GGTGTTTCTGCGGCAGGCCAGGTCGTATCTCTAAAGCTGTGGTTGATCGAGAACATTCTGGAGAAGATCAATACCCACCTTCCACCACAGATTAGAGCTTTAG GTTTGAAGAGAGTCACAGGCGGCTTTAACTCCAAAAACAACTGTGATGCCAGGACCTACTCCTACATGCTTCCCACTATCGCGTTCTCTCTAAAAGACTCTGACCAAGAGGACACGTCATTCCGCTTGGACACAGAGACGCTTCAGAAGGTCAACAAGCTCTTTGCGCTCTACAAAGGGACCCATAATTTCCACAACTTCACATCGCAGAAGGGCCCTCGGGACCCGAGCGCCAAGCGCTACATCACGGAAATGTCCTGTGGAGAACCGTTCGTCAGGCAGGGGGCGGAGTTTGCAGTGATCACAGTCCGAGGCCAGAGCTTCATGATGCACCAGATCCGGAAGATGATTGGATTGGTGATCGCTGTAGTGAAGGGATACGCACAAGAGGAGATCATTGAGAGGAGCTGGGGCGAAGAGAAGGTCGACGTGCCCAAGGCTCCTGGGCTCGGCCTGGTTTTGGAGCGGGTGCACTTTGACCGGTACAACAAGCGTTTCGGGGGAGACGGTCTTCATGAGACCCTGGAGTGGAAGCAAGAAGAGGACGCTATAGCCGCGTTTAAGGAAGCGCACATTTACCCGAGTATAGTGGAGACAGAGTGTCAGGAGAAGTCTATGGTCAGCTGGATGAGTACACTGCCTATTCATGACTTTACCGCCACGATATCCGGAAAGCAAGAACGCAAG gaCGAAGATGAAGATGGAAATGCTTCAGACTGA
- the pus1 gene encoding tRNA pseudouridine synthase A isoform X3: MSEEENQNHSNVTKLKRASESTEVENEAKKLKTDEEKRFPKRKVVLLMAYSGKGYYGMQRNPGNSQFKTIEDELVTALIKAGCIPENHGDDMKKMSFQRCARTDKGVSAAGQVVSLKLWLIENILEKINTHLPPQIRALGLKRVTGGFNSKNNCDARTYSYMLPTIAFSLKDSDQEDTSFRLDTETLQKVNKLFALYKGTHNFHNFTSQKGPRDPSAKRYITEMSCGEPFVRQGAEFAVITVRGQSFMMHQIRKMIGLVIAVVKGYAQEEIIERSWGEEKVDVPKAPGLGLVLERVHFDRYNKRFGGDGLHETLEWKQEEDAIAAFKEAHIYPSIVETECQEKSMVSWMSTLPIHDFTATISGKQERKREKKERDWRGNNCLYAVVM, translated from the exons ATGTCTGAGGAAGAAAATCAGAATCACAGCAACGTGACAAAGCTGAAAAGAGCTTCAGAAAGCACCGAGGTAGAAAATGAAGCTAAAAAGCTGAAAACAGACGAGGAGAAAAGATTTCCAAAAAGAAAAGTTGTCCTCCTTATGGCCTATTCAGGCAAAGGATACTATGGAATGCAG AGAAATCCTGGAAATTCCCAGTTTAAAACTATCGAAGATGAACTGGTCACTGCACTCATCAAAGCTGGGTGTATTCCCGAAAATCATGGAGATGATATGAAGAAGATGTCTTTCCAGAGATGTGCCAGGACTGACAAG GGTGTTTCTGCGGCAGGCCAGGTCGTATCTCTAAAGCTGTGGTTGATCGAGAACATTCTGGAGAAGATCAATACCCACCTTCCACCACAGATTAGAGCTTTAG GTTTGAAGAGAGTCACAGGCGGCTTTAACTCCAAAAACAACTGTGATGCCAGGACCTACTCCTACATGCTTCCCACTATCGCGTTCTCTCTAAAAGACTCTGACCAAGAGGACACGTCATTCCGCTTGGACACAGAGACGCTTCAGAAGGTCAACAAGCTCTTTGCGCTCTACAAAGGGACCCATAATTTCCACAACTTCACATCGCAGAAGGGCCCTCGGGACCCGAGCGCCAAGCGCTACATCACGGAAATGTCCTGTGGAGAACCGTTCGTCAGGCAGGGGGCGGAGTTTGCAGTGATCACAGTCCGAGGCCAGAGCTTCATGATGCACCAGATCCGGAAGATGATTGGATTGGTGATCGCTGTAGTGAAGGGATACGCACAAGAGGAGATCATTGAGAGGAGCTGGGGCGAAGAGAAGGTCGACGTGCCCAAGGCTCCTGGGCTCGGCCTGGTTTTGGAGCGGGTGCACTTTGACCGGTACAACAAGCGTTTCGGGGGAGACGGTCTTCATGAGACCCTGGAGTGGAAGCAAGAAGAGGACGCTATAGCCGCGTTTAAGGAAGCGCACATTTACCCGAGTATAGTGGAGACAGAGTGTCAGGAGAAGTCTATGGTCAGCTGGATGAGTACACTGCCTATTCATGACTTTACCGCCACGATATCCGGAAAGCAAGAACGCAAG agagaaaaaaaagagagagactggcgagggaacaactgtttatatgctgttgtaatgtaa
- the pus1 gene encoding tRNA pseudouridine synthase A isoform X1, whose product MLKFYQLVSVLSSQRLKAAVQPKGWCRIERFCGLCVQASKMSEEENQNHSNVTKLKRASESTEVENEAKKLKTDEEKRFPKRKVVLLMAYSGKGYYGMQRNPGNSQFKTIEDELVTALIKAGCIPENHGDDMKKMSFQRCARTDKGVSAAGQVVSLKLWLIENILEKINTHLPPQIRALGLKRVTGGFNSKNNCDARTYSYMLPTIAFSLKDSDQEDTSFRLDTETLQKVNKLFALYKGTHNFHNFTSQKGPRDPSAKRYITEMSCGEPFVRQGAEFAVITVRGQSFMMHQIRKMIGLVIAVVKGYAQEEIIERSWGEEKVDVPKAPGLGLVLERVHFDRYNKRFGGDGLHETLEWKQEEDAIAAFKEAHIYPSIVETECQEKSMVSWMSTLPIHDFTATISGKQERKREKKERDWRGNNCLYAVVM is encoded by the exons ATGCTGAAATTCTATCAGCTTGTCAGTGTTTTAAGCAGTCAGCGTTTGAAGGCAGCTGTTCAACCCAAAG gTTGGTGCAGGATTGAAAGGTTTTGTGGACTTTGTGTGCAGGCCAGCAAGATGTCTGAGGAAGAAAATCAGAATCACAGCAACGTGACAAAGCTGAAAAGAGCTTCAGAAAGCACCGAGGTAGAAAATGAAGCTAAAAAGCTGAAAACAGACGAGGAGAAAAGATTTCCAAAAAGAAAAGTTGTCCTCCTTATGGCCTATTCAGGCAAAGGATACTATGGAATGCAG AGAAATCCTGGAAATTCCCAGTTTAAAACTATCGAAGATGAACTGGTCACTGCACTCATCAAAGCTGGGTGTATTCCCGAAAATCATGGAGATGATATGAAGAAGATGTCTTTCCAGAGATGTGCCAGGACTGACAAG GGTGTTTCTGCGGCAGGCCAGGTCGTATCTCTAAAGCTGTGGTTGATCGAGAACATTCTGGAGAAGATCAATACCCACCTTCCACCACAGATTAGAGCTTTAG GTTTGAAGAGAGTCACAGGCGGCTTTAACTCCAAAAACAACTGTGATGCCAGGACCTACTCCTACATGCTTCCCACTATCGCGTTCTCTCTAAAAGACTCTGACCAAGAGGACACGTCATTCCGCTTGGACACAGAGACGCTTCAGAAGGTCAACAAGCTCTTTGCGCTCTACAAAGGGACCCATAATTTCCACAACTTCACATCGCAGAAGGGCCCTCGGGACCCGAGCGCCAAGCGCTACATCACGGAAATGTCCTGTGGAGAACCGTTCGTCAGGCAGGGGGCGGAGTTTGCAGTGATCACAGTCCGAGGCCAGAGCTTCATGATGCACCAGATCCGGAAGATGATTGGATTGGTGATCGCTGTAGTGAAGGGATACGCACAAGAGGAGATCATTGAGAGGAGCTGGGGCGAAGAGAAGGTCGACGTGCCCAAGGCTCCTGGGCTCGGCCTGGTTTTGGAGCGGGTGCACTTTGACCGGTACAACAAGCGTTTCGGGGGAGACGGTCTTCATGAGACCCTGGAGTGGAAGCAAGAAGAGGACGCTATAGCCGCGTTTAAGGAAGCGCACATTTACCCGAGTATAGTGGAGACAGAGTGTCAGGAGAAGTCTATGGTCAGCTGGATGAGTACACTGCCTATTCATGACTTTACCGCCACGATATCCGGAAAGCAAGAACGCAAG agagaaaaaaaagagagagactggcgagggaacaactgtttatatgctgttgtaatgtaa